The region ttgggatgtagatatgttttaaagaaaaaatatgtgtATCAAATTCTTAGTTTTGTGTTGGAGCAAGCCAAGATGGCTATTTATCTGAGCAGGAGATAGAAAATCGAGCAGAGTATAGTACAAAATATTGTTACATTGTTTTTTAACTTGGTGCAATCTAgaattttgtttgatttttttttttttactattataggAGTATTGatgatttgttttcatttagaaatatttGGTGTTGCAATGATGATTTATGTATCATTTTTGGGGCTGAATTAatttttacactttattaaTTTGTCTCTGAGTTGATACTTGAAGCTGGTAGATTATGTATTTGCGATTATGTgacttttttgtaaataaaagcttttgtaaacactcacatgcattaaaaataatggaaGCAAATATATTTCAACCGTAATGTAGATGTTTACTCGCATTCGCAGGTGCAAGTACTGGACAATGTATTCTGCTTTCAATGATAACCTGACTGACCACAAATTCTAACCTGTCTGTCATCAGACTGTGGTGCCGACAACAGAGACAGAGAAGCGCACATATTACTAATCTTCTGGTAGATTTTAACCTTAAACAGCTGAACATTCGCATTCATGATGATATCAACAAGTGAAATGAAAACTTACCTGTAGCTCAACAAATCGAGGTGCCGCCAGCGCCAATGACGTAAAATGCAGACTCCCGCGTTTCCCGCCTGGATGTTGACGCATGCGCACTTTGCGGTGCCGAAGCTAAAATTTTGGTGTACATTTTACCTACTTTTTTGTGTTGCAGTTATAACTGTTAAAAATAGATAGTGTAGGTAGAATGTAccaattttttgtattttacttgCCAACTCATATACTTCAGTAAAATGTAACTGATTTTCATGGGTTGTATTTAACACCCTCCAgagtaattttttacagtgtatgatgACACATATTAATATGATTGTCATCATAAAGAAtttaatctgttttgttttagatcatTTCATCAGATGACATCATATCcagagcccagctgtgtgtctatgaagagtgacgCGTCTATGAAAGAACCAATGAGGTTTAACGGTGGAGATTCACGGCCTGATTTCAGGTATAACATTTGTGTAGAAATATGATTATAGCATGACCTTTTAAATGatcatatattttattgcatttcagttcacacattttatataaacagtGTATAAAAGATTGTAAAGTGCTATTTAAAGTGAATTTGATAATGATAAATATGTAGTTGAGTTGTTACAGTAATTTAAATGATGAGCTTTAATCTCATAGATCAGTTCATCAGATGAGATCATATCcagagtccagctgtgtgtctatgaagagtgatGCATCTATGAAAGAACCAATGAGGTTTAACGGTGGAGATTCACGGCCTGATCTCAggtataatatttgtataaaaatatgaatatagtGTAGGGGAATTTACAGGTAAAACCCAAGGATGGAATCAATCAAAGAAAAACTTACTTAAGAAAATAGTTTGCTGTTTCATCAGCAGAAATCAGCTTCAACACTCTTGATGGAGTTCGTAGGCTGCtcaatttgtgcacaagagttttattgacaaaggactaacacataactaatctaaacaaacaaacatacaatcaTACATGGGGAAGGGAGAGTGAGAAACCATTAGAGAAACAAGAAGATGAAGCTATGAAAGAGTAGGGCTGGACGATATGGCAAAAATTTATATCAcgatatatttcttattttcgGTCGATACGATATAATTCCGATATCGATACGGACAATATAAAAAAGCCTCAGGAAAAAAATGCTGAGGACACACACAATGGATGTCTGTACCTACAAATGTCTGCAAACTGAATTTGCAAAGTCTATAATATCTCCAGGCTCCtcctattaaaattataaaaaaattttttttaaataaaaacagtacaaaaaaaataaggttcacattttatttgtatttagcctttacaaacaagaaatgtgaaataaactatcaaataaataaaactctcAGACTCAgcttattaacaataatatatttctatttaaactagaacattatattataatacattatgttataaattgaaataacaaacaaactgcTTCAGCCaggataaagaaacaaaaataatacaataaaataaataaagagcgagcaacaacaaaaacacattgctcTGACCGGAACATTGTTGAGTGTTGAttagggatgctcattttaaccggttaaccgttaaccgacagAAGAATTTTGACTGcttaatacaatcagttaaacggtttaaaaggtctttttttcagtaattcagtaatcaaaatattttaaaactggaTTGTTTTCTggattgttaaaataaaatgaaattgcatttttgagagaaaaaagataaatcgcGTAGGACTATAACGTTAAGtcagattttattattacattcagaaagaCCTGGTGTCGAcgcgaaatatttacaatacactataaacataggctaggctattttagttcccctcactccacaaaaaatccttttaatttaacattatttagaaaagaacaagaatgaaaaatataagaagctgGCGACAAGCCAAAACCAAACCATTTAggctaaagcgaaactgaaactaacatTGGGTCTCTCACACGACACAAATCCAGATGTCTCCTAttcaagatgtatttgaatattaaaatattatttattatgtaaacctggttttgtacttctcGCATTAAAATatccacataaaaaaatgtttggcataatatcacggcagtacgttgataacgattaagcagtgtgaatattttttttttttcccatatgtTTGTCTgattgtgtgtgcgcgtgcggcgccggcgcaatcacttgatttttttttttttttttccttctaacagGGGAAACGACTCTTTACAGATAATCAAAACTGTAAACGGTttgctgtttgtaaaataaagaaaaataggatgccgctttcagccgtcttcctttcgcgcagcacaaaaatgaactaaaactctgcatactagctacttgttgcacttttttttgtttgttttattaagtaaaaagaTTTATCTTATAggcctattcattcattatatatatagcctagcttcatgatgtttttctccattcgCAGAAGCTGCAGGTGATGCGACGTGtccatgtgaatcctcatgttctgttgtttgctgctttttgcgcatgtaaaattaatccgggaaaacaaatgttagtattttaatgggtcacagacacttatcctttctaaaataattaaattctaatttaaaataatcttgtcggttaacggttaataatcaaaaaaataaccGAAATTAACATCGCTAGTGTTGATGACACCCTATGACAGGCTCTAGAGGTTTCTGGCAAGAAATATTATTCTGgtaagaaatataatttctggtCAGGGGTACTCATTTTGTAGCTAAAACTTTCCGTGACGGAGCTTAACCAACTACTGCTGAGCGCTGGCAGCGTGTCTGTGATGTACGTCATCACGCAATTCTGTTCTGCTCTTTCTGATGGCTGAGCACTGTACGTCATTCAGTGACAAATgctaatgtataaaattatatatatatatatatatatatatgcaaatgtatATCGAAATATCGGAAATAGGTTTAAAAATCATATCAccgttattgaaaaaaattctatcatgatatatattgatatcgaattattgtccagccctatgaaagagtcagttaaccacatgagtgaaaccatcagtgctgtctacagcttatactaaacctctgtttgtttagttaaatgtacgatacttgcattgccttggtcattGAAGGAGTGTCTGaatgcagtctcgggtgaaAGTCTGGATGATTTGTAGCAGTGGTGGTTTGGGAATcgtgatcacgttcttccgggtctaaAGAGTGATGAACTAAaaaaagatgttctgactcgatggtgactgggagtttcttcccatgtggaaagagaagaagaaccaagagctgagagaaAGAGACCCAGCTGAAATCTGGAggtctttggggaatggaaagacagcCTGGCACAAACTTAGGGAAGTcatgaagagttctagctcatcctcTTCATCCTCTTAGGAACCAGAAGAACCGCAGACTGACTGAGACGAGTCACTCAGTGATGAAAACTAAAAGCATGCAGAAGAGAGAAATGTCTGTTCAAGGACATTTCCATGaggatgaattccagggttgagtgaaaTTGAACACCAGTGTTATTAGTCTGACTCTTTGTgatcgagagccacagctctatatgttggggcctgttgggaagtttacgactctttgtctgagAGCATGTTATAggcaacattttgaaaaaacagCCAGCATTTTCATGAATTGAGAACTTTTGGCGGAACAGCTTTAAGAACAGTTTTCCAGCAGGTGTGCATTTTCATGAATGAACTAAATGAAAAGCAAACATTTTCTTAGCGAGTGaaagacagactaaatccattttcaacttattttctAATGTGCAGAAATGTTCTAATCACGTGTTGGTCATGTAAATGGGATATCCCGATGACCCCTTGTGTCGTGACACTATGACCCTGAGGAAAAACAGAGCTCAGCATGTAAAAGGACACACATTCCTTTCTTACCATAGTCTATaactagggttgggtatcgttagaATTTTATCGATTCCGATTCCACTTATCAATTACGATTCTTTTCGATTCCCAGTTTCGATTCCAATGTGAACAAGAGATGatatcaagcatatttattcttttcttttttgctaaacatttagttgcagctgaataccatgaacaaaaatcaacaggctacataaaaacaagattcacttaagagctgtttgcaaaatagagctgcgtgattctggataaattggattgttgttgttttttttttttttaaatggaagttcaaaagtttaaatggttctcttacgattctgaagaaaaaaaaacattagacaactaaacaaaatcacatgtaggcctactttataagtaaatgattcagtgatcactcaagatttactttggttcattactggatgaatcagtgtttttgaataaatgatcaaagacaaatacattattaacaggCCCCTTTCACCATCTACTGGCATAACAATGTAATTgataaatctttaacattatttggaatgtcaaattaactttcaaaaggATGATTTACTCTATTTTGATCTCTACCATGTatatcagagtttatatctggaCTATGAatttttatcccagtacttctgtgattatttgaatgtttgtaacagaaataatgaactgtgtggttgaaaagactgtgaaaCTGTTTCATTCATATACATGACAGTGTCTCTCTTTAGGTCAGCGGCAGCATGAACgcagatttgaatgttcaaatcacACTAGTTTGATTGTACGCTGCACAAACAGATGAATCATTGTAATTTAGGAACAGAATCACATTGGTATTTGAATCGTGTTTGTGATCTTTAACcatctgttaaattaaaatgctttgtcataTTGGTGGTGACACATCTATTGCAACATGTTTAGATTGTCACAAATATTATACTTTGCTTTTTCGACTTCTGATTGCAAGTCTAGCCATACTTTGGAGCGCTATGCACTTAGATTAGCGAGCAAGGTCCTGGCAGATCACTAGGTCAGGCAcagatgaaaaaagaaaaagaaccaCACGGGAATCGATAGGCAGAATCgagattttaatttcacaagaagTATCCGATTCCTGACCTTAAGTGTCCGATTCTGGAATCGGAATCAATTTTCGATACCCAACCTTATCTATAACTACTAATATATGTTTTACCTCTTAACTTTATTTAATCATCAAACAATCTAAGAGgttaataataacaagaaataatcattaatattattatgaatcAATCCAGGATTCCACTCCTTCAATAGCGTGACTGTTGGAGTAGGTGACTGCAGTAAACACACAATGTAGGACATTTAAAGAAAGAGTTTAATTACAACAAGAATCTAAACATGCCGGAGTAAACAAAGTATCAACAACCACATTACTATCAACAACACGATCAATAAACAGACAGAACtcagggtttaaatacacaaagatAAATGAGGAAACTGAATGAACAACCGATGAACTTAAGAAGGGACGAACAGGCACAAACTAGGAAACTGATGTTGTGTTCAAAATTTCATACCATCATAATACTCTTAATATTTCTGCTGTATCcagtatgtactgtatattgtgtgtagtatgcaaatatattactaaaataGCAGTAATATATAGATAACATacaatctataaataaaattaatatttcaatcaTATAAACAGAATTCAATCTCTACAAAGAAATGGAGTcactatttacaattaaataccTATTTGCTTTgtgtaatgttaattaataatgaaGTGTTTATTGGGTATGATTAGCGGTAGGTGTAGGAAGGCTTTGTTCCAGgcggcatccatttaataattttaataaatgtgctaATTTACACTGAATATGTTATTACATActcttttataatgtactacagtaATGAcgtataaataaatgtcaccTACCAACAATTTCACTTAGCTGTGCTCAATTAATGTTCACTGTTTGTCATGTGACAACACTGTAGCATACgactttaaaatgttgtttgttgtttattgtttactGTTTCACACATTGTTCTTAAAGTAGTAGGCAGTATGTACTGTGTACTGGACAGTAAACAATGAGTTAGTGTCATTCTGAACACAGCATGTCAACATACAATGACAGGAAACAGTTCACAATTCTTGTATAAACATTGtgtaaaatgattataaagtgctatttaaaatgattttgatcaTGATAAATGTATAGTAGATTTGTTACATACAGTAATTTAAAAGCTGAACTTTAATCTCAGATCAGAACCAGAGTCCAGCTGTTCGTCTATGAAGAGTCACACGTCTACGGTTCAGCGAGGACACTTAAAGACTAGAGATACACGGCCTGGTCTCAGGTATTCAGATATGATCTGAACATATGATACAGAATACATAAGACATTGtgcttattaacatttttattttacagcaatGAGGTCCTTAACACGTTTAGATCAAATCTGAAGAGGAAGTTTGAGCGTCTGTATGAGGGAACAGCGACGCAGGGAAACTCAACACTGctgaatgagatctacacagagctctacatcacagagagtgagagtggaGAGATCAGTAATGAacatgaggtgagacagattgagacacaatccaggagaacagcaacagaggacacagccatcaaatgcaatgacatctttacacctttacctggacaagacaaagccatcagaactgtgctgacaaagggagtcgctggcattggaaaaacagtctctgtgcagaagttcatcctggactgggctgaagggaaagagaatcaggacgtccagctcatatttccacttcctttcagagAAATCAACTTGATGAAAGACAAAACACTCAGTCTTTCAGATCTTCTTCATGTCTTTTTCCCTGAAACTAAAGAAATGGAAATATCCagtgatgaatataaagtgttgttcatctttgatggtctggatgagtgtCGTCTGTCTCTGGACTTTAAGAGTAAAGTGAAACTGTGTAATATATCTGAATCAGCCTCAGTGGACATGCTGCTGACGAACCTGATTGTGGggaatctgcttccctctgctctcatctggatcacctccagaccagcagcagctgatctcgtcccctctgagtgtgtccatcgagtgacagaggtacgaggattcaatgagccacagaaggaggaatacttcaggaagagaatcagtgatcagAGTCTGGCCAATACAATCATCTCACACCTGAAGTCATCAAGGAGCCTCTACATCATGTGTCACatcccagtgttctgctggatctcagccactgttctagagaagatgttgagtcgagcagagagtggagagattcccaagactctcactcaaatgtacacacacttcctgatccTTCAGACCAACATCAAACATGAGAAGGACTATGAGAAGAAGGTGACAGATGAAGACATGATCCTCAAACTGGGAAAACTGGCTTATCAGCAGCTTGTGAAAGGAAACCTGATCTTCTATGAGGAAGATCTGAGAGAGTGTGGCATTGATGAgacagaagcatcagtgtactcaggattgtgcactcagatcttcagagaggagtttggcttgtatcaggggaaagtcttcagctttgttcatctgagcaTTCAGGAACATCTAGCAGCTCTATATGCACATCTCTCCTGTACAATCAAGAAGAAAAATGTAGCTGGCCAACTTAAACAAAGTCTGTTATCTAAggttttaaaactgaaaaaatgtaattcattatcTGAGCTGCATCAGAGAGCTGTGGACGAGACTTTACAGAGTAAGAATGGACATCTGGATCTTTTCCTGCGTTTTCTTCTGGGTCTctcactggagtccaatcagaCTCTCTTACGAAAACTACTGACACAGACAGGAAGCTGTCCTTACAACAAAGAGGAAACAGTTCGGTACATCAAACAGAAGATCAGAAAGAatcactctccagagaaattCATCAATCTGTttcactgtctgaatgaactgggtgATGATTCACTGATGCAGGAGATCCAACGTTATCTGAAATTTGGAGAAATAAGACAAGCAAAACTCTCGTCTTCACAGTGGTCAGCTCTGGTTTTTGTGTTGCTGACATCAGAGCAGAAGATGGATGTGTTTGATCTGAAACAGTTTATTGGATCACAACATACAGCAGATGAAGTTCTTCAGTATCTGTTACCTGTGGTTAAAGAATCCAGATCAGTTCGGTAAGTGACACTGAAAACAATCACTACACTTTCAAAACTTGatcatatttatgattttagttTGTACTTTCTTATCAAAGCAACAAAATGGGGAAAATCATCTCACATTTCTGTCAGTGAGCAGGAGAAATGTGTGAGACACATAATAAACCAGCTGAGGtttttgtgtgtctgtatgAAAGCTGATGATTGTAGAGCTCAGTGAGGAAGATGAGGATGAAGGATTGAATGTGAGGAGGATCAAAACTGACagctaattctgactttattctcgaaattctgagattatatctcacagttctaataaggaaaaacaactcatcattctctcttttcccctcggctcagaaaaggagtttatatcccacatttctttctttccccCCCCTTCATAATTAACAAACTCACTAgttttgagttaaatcgagtaataaagtcagaataagaagatataaacttacatttacaagaaaagaaaagtcagaattgtaagataaataaatgttatgtaaaaatgt is a window of Labeo rohita strain BAU-BD-2019 unplaced genomic scaffold, IGBB_LRoh.1.0 scaffold_620, whole genome shotgun sequence DNA encoding:
- the LOC127161352 gene encoding NLR family CARD domain-containing protein 3 isoform X17, which encodes MSEASAVICFWLFSCTNKSVEIKLIRFIMDETQTSGDEDFSTGCRSFHQMTSYPEPSCVSMKSDASMKEPMRFNGGDSRPDFRSVHQMRSYPESSCVSMKSDASMKEPMRFNGGDSRPDLRSEPESSCSSMKSHTSTVQRGHLKTRDTRPGLSNEVLNTFRSNLKRKFERLYEGTATQGNSTLLNEIYTELYITESESGEISNEHEVRQIETQSRRTATEDTAIKCNDIFTPLPGQDKAIRTVLTKGVAGIGKTVSVQKFILDWAEGKENQDVQLIFPLPFREINLMKDKTLSLSDLLHVFFPETKEMEISSDEYKVLFIFDGLDECRLSLDFKSKVKLCNISESASVDMLLTNLIVGNLLPSALIWITSRPAAADLVPSECVHRVTEVRGFNEPQKEEYFRKRISDQSLANTIISHLKSSRSLYIMCHIPVFCWISATVLEKMLSRAESGEIPKTLTQMYTHFLILQTNIKHEKDYEKKVTDEDMILKLGKLAYQQLVKGNLIFYEEDLRECGIDETEASVYSGLCTQIFREEFGLYQGKVFSFVHLSIQEHLAALYAHLSCTIKKKNVAGQLKQSLLSKVLKLKKCNSLSELHQRAVDETLQSKNGHLDLFLRFLLGLSLESNQTLLRKLLTQTGSCPYNKEETVRYIKQKIRKNHSPEKFINLFHCLNELGDDSLMQEIQRYLKFGEIRQAKLSSSQWSALVFVLLTSEQKMDVFDLKQFIGSQHTADEVLQYLLPVVKESRSVR
- the LOC127161352 gene encoding NLR family CARD domain-containing protein 3 isoform X13, whose product is MSEASAVICFWLFSCTNKSVEIKLIRFIMDETQTSGDEDFSTGCRSFHQMTSYPEPSCVSMKSDASMKQPMRFNGGDSRPGLRSFHQMTSYPEPSCVSMKSDASMKEPMRFNGGDSRPDFRSVHQMRSYPESSCVSMKSDASMKEPMRFNGGDSRPDLRSEPESSCSSMKSHTSTVQRGHLKTRDTRPGLSNEVLNTFRSNLKRKFERLYEGTATQGNSTLLNEIYTELYITESESGEISNEHEVRQIETQSRRTATEDTAIKCNDIFTPLPGQDKAIRTVLTKGVAGIGKTVSVQKFILDWAEGKENQDVQLIFPLPFREINLMKDKTLSLSDLLHVFFPETKEMEISSDEYKVLFIFDGLDECRLSLDFKSKVKLCNISESASVDMLLTNLIVGNLLPSALIWITSRPAAADLVPSECVHRVTEVRGFNEPQKEEYFRKRISDQSLANTIISHLKSSRSLYIMCHIPVFCWISATVLEKMLSRAESGEIPKTLTQMYTHFLILQTNIKHEKDYEKKVTDEDMILKLGKLAYQQLVKGNLIFYEEDLRECGIDETEASVYSGLCTQIFREEFGLYQGKVFSFVHLSIQEHLAALYAHLSCTIKKKNVAGQLKQSLLSKVLKLKKCNSLSELHQRAVDETLQSKNGHLDLFLRFLLGLSLESNQTLLRKLLTQTGSCPYNKEETVRYIKQKIRKNHSPEKFINLFHCLNELGDDSLMQEIQRYLKFGEIRQAKLSSSQWSALVFVLLTSEQKMDVFDLKQFIGSQHTADEVLQYLLPVVKESRSVR
- the LOC127161352 gene encoding NLR family CARD domain-containing protein 3 isoform X1; translation: MSEASAVICFWLFSCTNKSVEIKLIRFIMDETQTSGDEDFSTGCRSFHQMTSYPEPSCVSMKSDASMKQPMRFNGGDSRPGLRSFHQMTSYPEPSCVSMRSDASMKQPMRFNGGDSRPDFRSVHQKRSYPEPSCVSMKSDASMKEPMRFNGGDSRPDFRSVHQKRSYPEPSCVSMKSDASMKEPMRFNGGDSRPGLRSFHQMTSYPEPSCVSMKSDASMKEPMRFNGGDSRPDFRSVHQMRSYPESSCVSMKSDASMKEPMRFNGGDSRPDLRSEPESSCSSMKSHTSTVQRGHLKTRDTRPGLSNEVLNTFRSNLKRKFERLYEGTATQGNSTLLNEIYTELYITESESGEISNEHEVRQIETQSRRTATEDTAIKCNDIFTPLPGQDKAIRTVLTKGVAGIGKTVSVQKFILDWAEGKENQDVQLIFPLPFREINLMKDKTLSLSDLLHVFFPETKEMEISSDEYKVLFIFDGLDECRLSLDFKSKVKLCNISESASVDMLLTNLIVGNLLPSALIWITSRPAAADLVPSECVHRVTEVRGFNEPQKEEYFRKRISDQSLANTIISHLKSSRSLYIMCHIPVFCWISATVLEKMLSRAESGEIPKTLTQMYTHFLILQTNIKHEKDYEKKVTDEDMILKLGKLAYQQLVKGNLIFYEEDLRECGIDETEASVYSGLCTQIFREEFGLYQGKVFSFVHLSIQEHLAALYAHLSCTIKKKNVAGQLKQSLLSKVLKLKKCNSLSELHQRAVDETLQSKNGHLDLFLRFLLGLSLESNQTLLRKLLTQTGSCPYNKEETVRYIKQKIRKNHSPEKFINLFHCLNELGDDSLMQEIQRYLKFGEIRQAKLSSSQWSALVFVLLTSEQKMDVFDLKQFIGSQHTADEVLQYLLPVVKESRSVR
- the LOC127161352 gene encoding NLR family CARD domain-containing protein 3 isoform X11 — protein: MSEASAVICFWLFSCTNKSVEIKLIRFIMDETQTSGDEDFSTGCRSVHQKRSYPEPSCVSMKSDASMKEPMRFNGGDSRPDFRSVHQKRSYPEPSCVSMKSDASMKEPMRFNGGDSRPGLRSFHQMTSYPEPSCVSMKSDASMKEPMRFNGGDSRPDFRSVHQMRSYPESSCVSMKSDASMKEPMRFNGGDSRPDLRSEPESSCSSMKSHTSTVQRGHLKTRDTRPGLSNEVLNTFRSNLKRKFERLYEGTATQGNSTLLNEIYTELYITESESGEISNEHEVRQIETQSRRTATEDTAIKCNDIFTPLPGQDKAIRTVLTKGVAGIGKTVSVQKFILDWAEGKENQDVQLIFPLPFREINLMKDKTLSLSDLLHVFFPETKEMEISSDEYKVLFIFDGLDECRLSLDFKSKVKLCNISESASVDMLLTNLIVGNLLPSALIWITSRPAAADLVPSECVHRVTEVRGFNEPQKEEYFRKRISDQSLANTIISHLKSSRSLYIMCHIPVFCWISATVLEKMLSRAESGEIPKTLTQMYTHFLILQTNIKHEKDYEKKVTDEDMILKLGKLAYQQLVKGNLIFYEEDLRECGIDETEASVYSGLCTQIFREEFGLYQGKVFSFVHLSIQEHLAALYAHLSCTIKKKNVAGQLKQSLLSKVLKLKKCNSLSELHQRAVDETLQSKNGHLDLFLRFLLGLSLESNQTLLRKLLTQTGSCPYNKEETVRYIKQKIRKNHSPEKFINLFHCLNELGDDSLMQEIQRYLKFGEIRQAKLSSSQWSALVFVLLTSEQKMDVFDLKQFIGSQHTADEVLQYLLPVVKESRSVR
- the LOC127161352 gene encoding NLR family CARD domain-containing protein 3 isoform X4, with protein sequence MSEASAVICFWLFSCTNKSVEIKLIRFIMDETQTSGDEDFSTGCRSFHQMTSYPEPSCVSMKSDASMKQPMRFNGGDSRPGLRSFHQMTSYPEPSCVSMRSDASMKQPMRFNGGDSRPDFRSVHQKRSYPEPSCVSMKSDASMKEPMRFNGGDSRPDFRSFHQMTSYPEPSCVSMKSDASMKEPMRFNGGDSRPDFRSVHQMRSYPESSCVSMKSDASMKEPMRFNGGDSRPDLRSEPESSCSSMKSHTSTVQRGHLKTRDTRPGLSNEVLNTFRSNLKRKFERLYEGTATQGNSTLLNEIYTELYITESESGEISNEHEVRQIETQSRRTATEDTAIKCNDIFTPLPGQDKAIRTVLTKGVAGIGKTVSVQKFILDWAEGKENQDVQLIFPLPFREINLMKDKTLSLSDLLHVFFPETKEMEISSDEYKVLFIFDGLDECRLSLDFKSKVKLCNISESASVDMLLTNLIVGNLLPSALIWITSRPAAADLVPSECVHRVTEVRGFNEPQKEEYFRKRISDQSLANTIISHLKSSRSLYIMCHIPVFCWISATVLEKMLSRAESGEIPKTLTQMYTHFLILQTNIKHEKDYEKKVTDEDMILKLGKLAYQQLVKGNLIFYEEDLRECGIDETEASVYSGLCTQIFREEFGLYQGKVFSFVHLSIQEHLAALYAHLSCTIKKKNVAGQLKQSLLSKVLKLKKCNSLSELHQRAVDETLQSKNGHLDLFLRFLLGLSLESNQTLLRKLLTQTGSCPYNKEETVRYIKQKIRKNHSPEKFINLFHCLNELGDDSLMQEIQRYLKFGEIRQAKLSSSQWSALVFVLLTSEQKMDVFDLKQFIGSQHTADEVLQYLLPVVKESRSVR
- the LOC127161352 gene encoding NLR family CARD domain-containing protein 3 isoform X2, which gives rise to MDETQTSGDEDFSTGCRSFHQMTSYPEPSCVSMKSDASMKQPMRFNGGDSRPGLRSFHQMTSYPEPSCVSMRSDASMKQPMRFNGGDSRPDFRSVHQKRSYPEPSCVSMKSDASMKEPMRFNGGDSRPDFRSVHQKRSYPEPSCVSMKSDASMKEPMRFNGGDSRPGLRSFHQMTSYPEPSCVSMKSDASMKEPMRFNGGDSRPDFRSVHQMRSYPESSCVSMKSDASMKEPMRFNGGDSRPDLRSEPESSCSSMKSHTSTVQRGHLKTRDTRPGLSNEVLNTFRSNLKRKFERLYEGTATQGNSTLLNEIYTELYITESESGEISNEHEVRQIETQSRRTATEDTAIKCNDIFTPLPGQDKAIRTVLTKGVAGIGKTVSVQKFILDWAEGKENQDVQLIFPLPFREINLMKDKTLSLSDLLHVFFPETKEMEISSDEYKVLFIFDGLDECRLSLDFKSKVKLCNISESASVDMLLTNLIVGNLLPSALIWITSRPAAADLVPSECVHRVTEVRGFNEPQKEEYFRKRISDQSLANTIISHLKSSRSLYIMCHIPVFCWISATVLEKMLSRAESGEIPKTLTQMYTHFLILQTNIKHEKDYEKKVTDEDMILKLGKLAYQQLVKGNLIFYEEDLRECGIDETEASVYSGLCTQIFREEFGLYQGKVFSFVHLSIQEHLAALYAHLSCTIKKKNVAGQLKQSLLSKVLKLKKCNSLSELHQRAVDETLQSKNGHLDLFLRFLLGLSLESNQTLLRKLLTQTGSCPYNKEETVRYIKQKIRKNHSPEKFINLFHCLNELGDDSLMQEIQRYLKFGEIRQAKLSSSQWSALVFVLLTSEQKMDVFDLKQFIGSQHTADEVLQYLLPVVKESRSVR